A genomic segment from Lignipirellula cremea encodes:
- a CDS encoding SDR family NAD(P)-dependent oxidoreductase — protein MPPQHPITLVTGASRGIGRAIALGLAETGARVAVTARSAEELTELVDAIENQGGTAWAIPGDLIEKSATDQVVAAVEEHWGPIEILVNNAGIGSSSDPKPIVGFDDDFWELTLRLNVTVPYLLTKRVLPGMVAAGWGRIINIASINSKVASLHGSAYSASKHALAGLTKAAATEHAAHGVTVNAVCPGATATLMNDKRLEYDGERTGQTIAQLEALASPLGRRIQPDEIAAAAVFLASDGARAINGQLINVCGGRVMC, from the coding sequence ATGCCTCCGCAACATCCGATCACTCTGGTTACCGGAGCCAGCCGCGGCATCGGCCGGGCGATTGCGCTCGGCCTGGCGGAAACAGGCGCCCGGGTCGCCGTGACGGCCCGTAGCGCGGAAGAACTGACCGAGCTGGTCGACGCCATTGAGAACCAGGGCGGAACGGCCTGGGCCATCCCAGGCGATCTGATCGAAAAGTCAGCGACCGACCAGGTCGTGGCGGCGGTCGAAGAGCACTGGGGGCCGATCGAAATCCTGGTCAACAACGCCGGCATCGGCAGCAGCAGCGACCCCAAACCGATCGTCGGTTTCGACGACGACTTCTGGGAGCTGACGCTGCGGCTGAATGTGACCGTGCCGTATCTGCTGACCAAACGGGTGCTGCCGGGCATGGTCGCCGCCGGCTGGGGCCGCATCATCAATATCGCTTCTATCAACTCCAAGGTGGCCTCGCTGCACGGGTCCGCCTACTCCGCCAGCAAGCACGCCCTGGCCGGGCTGACCAAGGCGGCCGCCACCGAACACGCAGCGCACGGCGTGACGGTGAACGCGGTCTGCCCCGGCGCCACCGCCACGCTGATGAACGATAAGCGTCTGGAATACGATGGCGAACGAACCGGCCAAACGATCGCCCAGCTGGAAGCTCTGGCGTCCCCTTTAGGGCGTCGCATCCAGCCCGACGAAATCGCCGCCGCCGCCGTTTTTCTCGCATCCGACGGCGCGAGAGCGATCAACGGCCAGCTAATCAACGTCTGCGGCGGCCGGGTGATGTGCTAA
- a CDS encoding DUF4190 domain-containing protein translates to MSPPPSGGGDATGGVVPYKNWPALLAYYLGIFSLFPCIGLALAIPALVLGIMGLQRRRKNPAIKGSVHAWIGIVLGGFFTLVWGAVGVLVIIALIAESNR, encoded by the coding sequence ATGTCGCCGCCGCCGAGCGGTGGGGGCGATGCCACCGGCGGCGTGGTGCCGTACAAGAACTGGCCGGCGCTGCTGGCCTATTATCTGGGCATTTTTTCGCTGTTCCCGTGCATCGGTTTGGCGCTGGCCATTCCCGCGCTGGTGCTGGGAATTATGGGACTGCAGAGACGTCGCAAAAATCCGGCCATCAAAGGGTCCGTGCACGCCTGGATTGGCATCGTCCTGGGCGGCTTCTTCACCCTGGTCTGGGGCGCAGTCGGCGTGCTGGTGATCATCGCCCTCATCGCAGAGTCGAATCGCTAG
- the obgE gene encoding GTPase ObgE, which translates to MFVDRVQIEVIAGDGGNGCMSFRREKYVPRGGPDGGDGGEGGSIIIEAVEGVDSLSNVAHRKMWKADKGSAGSGSNRHGRSAQDFVIQVPPGTVIRDANEGFTLKDLKEAGEQLIAARGGRGGKGNTHFKTSTNRAPREWTPGGDGERRMLVLELKVIADVGLVGKPNAGKSTLLSRVSKARPEIADYPFTTKTPNLGRVDLDARRSFIMADIPGLIEGASQGVGLGHEFLRHIERAGILVHLVEPMPADETDPIENYDTIRNEVLQYNANMGQRPEIIVVTKSELPGADEVRQQLAEHLGREVHLISAVTGAGLAQLVRLIESTLQAEKDRAPVE; encoded by the coding sequence ATGTTTGTCGACCGAGTTCAAATTGAAGTAATCGCTGGCGACGGCGGCAATGGGTGCATGAGCTTTCGCCGTGAAAAGTATGTGCCCCGCGGCGGACCCGACGGCGGCGACGGCGGCGAGGGCGGCAGCATCATCATCGAAGCGGTCGAAGGCGTCGACAGTCTGTCGAATGTGGCCCATCGGAAAATGTGGAAGGCCGACAAAGGATCCGCTGGTTCGGGCTCCAACCGCCATGGCCGCAGCGCGCAAGACTTCGTCATTCAAGTGCCGCCTGGCACCGTCATCCGCGACGCCAACGAAGGCTTCACCCTGAAAGACCTCAAAGAAGCGGGCGAGCAGCTGATCGCCGCCCGCGGCGGTCGCGGCGGCAAAGGGAACACCCACTTCAAAACCAGCACCAACCGCGCGCCGCGCGAGTGGACGCCCGGCGGCGACGGCGAACGTCGCATGCTGGTGCTGGAACTCAAAGTGATCGCCGATGTCGGCCTGGTCGGCAAGCCGAACGCCGGCAAAAGCACCCTGCTCAGCCGCGTGTCCAAAGCCCGGCCGGAAATCGCCGATTACCCGTTCACCACCAAAACGCCCAACCTGGGGCGGGTCGATCTCGACGCCCGGCGGTCCTTTATTATGGCCGACATTCCCGGCCTGATCGAAGGCGCCAGCCAGGGGGTCGGCCTGGGCCACGAGTTCCTGCGGCATATCGAACGGGCCGGCATCCTGGTGCATCTGGTCGAACCGATGCCGGCCGACGAAACCGACCCGATCGAGAACTACGACACCATTCGGAACGAGGTCCTGCAGTACAACGCCAACATGGGCCAACGTCCCGAGATTATCGTCGTGACCAAATCGGAACTCCCCGGCGCCGACGAAGTGCGACAGCAACTGGCCGAACACCTGGGCCGCGAGGTGCATCTGATCTCCGCCGTGACAGGAGCCGGGCTGGCTCAGCTCGTCCGCCTGATTGAAAGCACGCTGCAGGCCGAGAAAGATCGCGCCCCGGTGGAGTAA
- a CDS encoding efflux RND transporter periplasmic adaptor subunit, giving the protein MSGKIDLSQLAVDRAEPARPRLQPRRRWFSRYVLPVGILLSFGGLLAWATKDSLLPSQPVTVLPVIVAKAQVQQSGSPLFQAAGWIEPRPAAVVVSSLAPGVIETMHVVEGQLVEAGEPLALLLDVDARIELRQAQAEQDLRAADREAAAAELEAAQLAFDNPLQLQADLAEAQSVLAQIEAELQGIPSGLAAAHTRLDLAEQNVENKRSAKEAIAGRLLRDAESELATAAAVSQQLVVRKPLLQRQHQALQDKATALASQLELRLEEKRRLGSAAAALKAAEARLEQSRIAVQTAELQLERMIVKSPITGRVLSIHAAAGMRVVGIDPHSEKGSSAVVTLYDPTRLQVRVDVRLEDVPQVASLQTVRIETASAGGVLLGRVIGVTSVADIQKNTLQVKVAIDNPPQVIRPEMLAQVTFMAPERPAASEAEQEQLRVLAPRQLVQGSAGDAFIWVADLAGKRAEKRSISLGMAGDKDLVEIVSGLTPTDKLISGGRESLTPGQRIRVTAEDQSMGSSAMENPRVASGSPSSVPASLTER; this is encoded by the coding sequence ATGAGTGGAAAGATTGATCTCAGCCAGCTCGCCGTCGACAGGGCGGAGCCCGCACGGCCGCGACTGCAGCCCCGGCGTCGCTGGTTCAGCCGCTACGTGCTGCCGGTCGGCATCCTGCTGTCGTTTGGCGGCTTGCTGGCCTGGGCGACCAAGGACAGCCTGCTGCCTTCCCAGCCGGTGACCGTGCTGCCGGTGATTGTCGCCAAAGCGCAAGTCCAGCAAAGCGGATCGCCCCTGTTCCAGGCGGCCGGCTGGATCGAACCGCGGCCGGCGGCCGTGGTCGTGTCGTCGCTGGCGCCGGGCGTGATTGAAACGATGCATGTCGTCGAAGGGCAGCTTGTCGAAGCCGGCGAGCCGCTGGCCCTGCTGCTGGATGTCGACGCCCGCATCGAACTCCGCCAGGCCCAGGCCGAACAGGACCTGCGGGCGGCCGATCGCGAAGCGGCGGCCGCGGAATTGGAAGCGGCCCAGCTTGCCTTCGATAACCCGCTGCAGCTGCAGGCCGATCTGGCCGAAGCACAATCGGTGCTGGCCCAGATTGAAGCCGAGCTGCAGGGCATCCCATCGGGACTGGCGGCGGCCCATACTCGCCTGGATCTGGCGGAGCAGAACGTCGAGAACAAACGCAGCGCCAAAGAAGCGATCGCCGGCCGGCTGCTCCGCGACGCCGAGTCGGAACTGGCTACCGCCGCCGCCGTGTCCCAGCAACTCGTCGTCCGTAAACCGCTCCTGCAGCGGCAACACCAGGCGCTCCAGGACAAGGCAACCGCCCTCGCTTCCCAGCTGGAACTGCGGCTGGAAGAGAAACGCCGACTGGGCAGCGCTGCGGCCGCGCTCAAAGCGGCCGAAGCCCGCCTGGAGCAAAGCCGCATCGCGGTGCAAACGGCCGAGCTGCAGCTGGAACGGATGATCGTCAAGTCGCCCATTACCGGTCGTGTGCTTTCGATCCATGCCGCCGCCGGCATGCGGGTGGTCGGCATTGATCCGCACTCGGAAAAAGGCTCCAGCGCGGTGGTCACCCTGTACGATCCAACCCGACTCCAGGTGCGGGTCGACGTGCGACTGGAAGATGTCCCCCAGGTGGCTTCGCTGCAGACGGTCCGTATTGAAACGGCCTCCGCCGGCGGCGTGCTGCTGGGCAGGGTCATTGGGGTGACGTCCGTCGCCGACATCCAAAAGAACACGCTCCAGGTGAAGGTCGCCATCGATAATCCGCCGCAGGTGATCCGCCCGGAAATGCTGGCGCAGGTCACCTTCATGGCGCCGGAACGGCCAGCCGCCAGCGAGGCGGAGCAGGAACAATTACGCGTCCTGGCGCCGCGGCAACTGGTCCAGGGGAGCGCTGGCGACGCCTTTATCTGGGTGGCCGACCTGGCCGGCAAGCGGGCCGAAAAGCGTTCGATTTCGCTCGGTATGGCCGGCGACAAAGACCTGGTCGAAATCGTTTCCGGTCTGACTCCGACCGACAAACTGATCAGCGGCGGTCGCGAGTCGTTGACTCCCGGCCAGCGCATCCGCGTGACGGCCGAAGATCAATCGATGGGCTCCTCCGCCATGGAAAACCCGCGCGTCGCCAGCGGTTCGCCGTCGTCCGTCCCCGCCAGCCTCACCGAAAGGTAA
- a CDS encoding DUF4190 domain-containing protein, giving the protein MTSRPENPQRDNPSRENPYASPQHAGYEGLPPPPIVDDGTAGRPSHDNKASHWAFFLGMCGATPCCGLFFSVPAIGMGILGLVRYHRNPSLQGVAHACFGIVLGSLFTLLWIFFALASWHYDPW; this is encoded by the coding sequence ATGACCTCCCGTCCTGAAAATCCCCAGAGAGATAATCCCTCGCGCGAGAATCCGTACGCGTCCCCGCAGCATGCGGGATACGAAGGCTTGCCGCCGCCTCCGATCGTTGACGACGGGACTGCCGGCCGGCCGTCGCACGACAACAAGGCGTCGCACTGGGCCTTTTTCCTGGGCATGTGCGGGGCGACGCCCTGCTGTGGATTATTTTTCTCCGTTCCGGCCATCGGGATGGGGATTCTGGGACTGGTGAGATATCACCGGAATCCGTCCCTGCAGGGCGTCGCGCATGCCTGCTTCGGCATCGTCCTGGGGAGCCTGTTCACGCTGCTCTGGATTTTTTTCGCCCTCGCAAGCTGGCATTACGATCCGTGGTGA
- a CDS encoding ABC transporter permease: MFAMRLLPWEYGVRNLFRRPTRTALTLAGLTTVILLIFVVVAFIRGLEASLAASGDDDVVLVYALSSGADIENSSIPARTPALLSASLDGVQQRFQTRCISPELYLGTRIQVLKEQIKGLGLVRGVTTAAPLVRSKVQITEGNWPGPSEVLVGSLAHSKLGCSKDSLAIGERVQFDGRDWRVSGRFSAGGSAFESEMWCPLDDMQAALKRQDLSLTAVKLSPTGSPADVELFCSERIDLELKAVPESVFYASLQQHYKPVRMLGWLVVWLIAGAGVFAGLNTMYGAVVGRIRELATLRAIGFRRRAITLSLIQEAVLLAVGGSLIASVLAFALINGTAVRFTMGAFVLRVDSVAIVVGCGTGLLLGLLGAIPPAMKAMRLAIVEGIKSV; encoded by the coding sequence ATGTTTGCTATGCGACTCCTGCCGTGGGAATACGGCGTGCGAAACCTGTTTCGCCGGCCGACCCGCACCGCCTTGACGCTGGCGGGGCTGACAACGGTGATCCTGTTGATTTTTGTGGTAGTCGCGTTTATCCGCGGCCTGGAAGCGTCGCTGGCTGCCAGCGGCGACGACGATGTGGTGCTGGTCTATGCGCTGAGCAGCGGGGCCGATATCGAGAACTCCTCGATCCCGGCCCGCACGCCGGCTCTGCTGTCGGCCAGTCTGGATGGCGTCCAGCAGCGGTTCCAGACGCGATGCATTTCGCCCGAGCTGTATCTGGGCACGCGCATCCAGGTGCTGAAAGAACAGATCAAGGGACTGGGGCTGGTCCGTGGGGTCACCACGGCGGCCCCGCTGGTGCGCAGCAAAGTGCAGATTACCGAAGGTAACTGGCCCGGCCCCAGCGAAGTGCTGGTCGGCAGCCTGGCCCACTCCAAGCTGGGATGCAGCAAGGACTCGCTGGCGATCGGCGAGCGGGTGCAGTTCGACGGCCGCGACTGGCGCGTCAGCGGACGCTTCTCCGCCGGCGGCTCCGCGTTTGAATCGGAAATGTGGTGTCCGCTGGACGACATGCAAGCCGCCCTGAAACGCCAGGATCTGAGCCTGACGGCCGTGAAACTCTCGCCGACCGGATCGCCCGCCGATGTAGAGCTGTTCTGCAGTGAACGGATCGACCTGGAACTCAAGGCGGTGCCCGAGTCGGTCTTTTACGCCTCGCTGCAGCAACACTACAAGCCGGTGCGGATGCTGGGCTGGCTGGTCGTGTGGCTGATCGCCGGGGCCGGTGTATTTGCGGGACTCAACACCATGTACGGCGCCGTGGTCGGTCGCATCCGCGAACTGGCCACCTTGCGAGCAATCGGCTTTCGACGCCGGGCCATCACGCTCAGTCTGATCCAGGAAGCCGTGCTGCTGGCGGTTGGCGGATCGCTGATCGCTTCGGTGCTGGCTTTCGCACTCATCAATGGTACGGCCGTGCGGTTCACCATGGGGGCCTTTGTGCTGCGGGTGGATAGCGTGGCGATTGTGGTCGGGTGCGGAACGGGCCTGTTACTGGGACTGCTGGGCGCGATTCCGCCCGCCATGAAGGCCATGCGGTTAGCCATCGTCGAAGGCATCAAGTCGGTCTAA
- a CDS encoding heavy-metal-associated domain-containing protein, with amino-acid sequence MSPRICAVLMALACVAFAADLTAAEPEPVWTNVKVRDMCCAGCAQKIAARLYTVRGVKEVRANVQQKTLYVAAQPNVVLSPKAIWEAVEKAKDLPLRLAGPNGVFEAKPNY; translated from the coding sequence ATGTCTCCGAGAATTTGCGCCGTGTTGATGGCGCTCGCCTGCGTTGCTTTTGCCGCCGATCTGACCGCCGCCGAACCGGAACCGGTCTGGACGAACGTGAAAGTCCGCGACATGTGCTGCGCCGGCTGCGCCCAGAAGATCGCGGCCCGTTTGTACACCGTACGCGGCGTGAAAGAAGTCCGCGCCAACGTGCAGCAGAAAACGCTTTACGTCGCGGCCCAGCCGAATGTGGTGCTGTCGCCCAAAGCGATCTGGGAAGCGGTCGAAAAAGCGAAAGACCTGCCGCTCCGCCTGGCCGGTCCCAACGGCGTATTTGAAGCTAAACCTAACTACTAA
- a CDS encoding DUF1501 domain-containing protein, with amino-acid sequence MRKSAVPSADCLNDDVSWSRRDLLRMGGMAIGGLTLADILRGQAAGQGGTSSKTSVIFVRLGGGPSQFETYDPKPQAPAEYRGVFKPTPTKLPGVQFCELLPRQAAMADQIAVIRSVHHEQASHIAEHILETGYDLVNSGNTRAGEMPSVGSIVSHERGLNPAGLPGYVALPTIFAYAGAHYLGSEHQSFGVRDDPNAPDFKVSNLSLNEKYSTLDRLQGRRQLLSQLDTMKRARDLHGSTAALDKFTEQAFNLVTGEQAQRAFDLRQEPEAIRDRYGRTTLGQRLLLARRLAESGVPFITVRDGAWDDHADLAGKISVRAPIYDQAVSALIQDLQERGLAEQVLVLAMGEFGRTPRINAMGGRDHWPAVNSVMLAGGKFKMGQVIGATDAEGAHVAEAAYRPQNVLAMLYRHLGIDAGMTFPDYFGRPRYVLEEREEIRELL; translated from the coding sequence ATGCGAAAATCCGCCGTGCCCTCTGCCGACTGTTTGAACGACGACGTTTCCTGGAGCCGTCGCGATTTGTTGCGGATGGGCGGAATGGCGATCGGGGGGCTCACGCTGGCCGATATTCTCCGCGGCCAGGCGGCTGGCCAGGGAGGAACGTCCTCGAAGACGTCGGTCATTTTTGTCCGGCTGGGCGGCGGGCCGTCGCAGTTTGAAACGTATGACCCCAAGCCGCAGGCGCCGGCCGAGTATCGTGGCGTCTTCAAGCCGACGCCGACCAAACTGCCGGGCGTACAGTTCTGCGAACTGTTGCCGCGGCAGGCCGCGATGGCGGACCAGATCGCCGTTATTCGCTCCGTGCATCATGAGCAGGCCAGCCACATCGCCGAGCATATCCTGGAAACGGGCTACGACCTGGTCAACTCCGGCAACACGCGCGCCGGGGAAATGCCGAGCGTCGGTTCGATCGTGTCGCATGAGCGCGGTCTGAATCCGGCCGGGCTGCCGGGATATGTCGCATTGCCGACGATCTTCGCCTACGCGGGCGCCCATTACCTGGGATCGGAGCATCAGTCGTTTGGCGTGCGGGACGATCCCAATGCGCCGGACTTCAAGGTCAGCAACCTGTCGCTTAACGAGAAGTACAGCACGCTGGATCGGCTGCAGGGCCGGCGCCAGTTGCTGTCGCAGCTGGACACGATGAAGCGGGCCCGAGATCTGCACGGCAGCACGGCGGCGCTCGACAAGTTCACCGAGCAGGCGTTCAACCTGGTGACGGGCGAGCAGGCCCAGCGAGCCTTTGACCTGCGGCAGGAACCGGAGGCGATCCGCGATCGTTACGGCCGCACCACCCTGGGGCAGCGGTTGCTGCTGGCCCGTCGCCTGGCGGAGTCGGGCGTGCCGTTTATCACGGTTCGCGACGGAGCCTGGGATGACCATGCCGACCTGGCCGGCAAAATCTCTGTTCGGGCGCCGATCTACGACCAGGCGGTTTCGGCCCTGATTCAGGATCTGCAGGAACGCGGCCTGGCGGAGCAGGTGCTGGTCCTGGCGATGGGAGAGTTCGGCCGCACGCCGCGGATCAATGCGATGGGCGGGCGCGATCACTGGCCGGCCGTCAACAGCGTGATGCTGGCCGGCGGCAAGTTCAAAATGGGCCAGGTGATTGGCGCCACCGATGCGGAAGGCGCCCATGTGGCGGAAGCCGCGTATCGTCCGCAGAATGTACTGGCGATGCTGTACCGGCACCTGGGGATCGATGCGGGGATGACGTTTCCCGACTACTTCGGCCGGCCGCGGTACGTGCTGGAAGAACGGGAAGAGATCCGCGAACTGCTGTAA
- a CDS encoding ABC transporter ATP-binding protein, translated as MSLVEVINVTKQYLSGEETITPLSEVSLTIERGDFVSLMGASGSGKSTLLNLIAGIDEVTSGQIIVNGNDIARLSRGKLADWRAANVGYIFQTHNLIPVLTAYENVEMPLLLLKLSAAERRKRVDIALEAVGLTDRASHYPRQMSGGQEQRVGVARAIVASPTLVVADEPTGNLDDETTEQILELLRRVNDELGITLLMVTHDLDAARVSKRRIVLERGKLIEKTDSGGKTSASHRVA; from the coding sequence ATGTCTCTGGTCGAAGTGATCAACGTAACCAAGCAGTATCTCAGCGGCGAGGAAACGATCACGCCGCTGAGCGAAGTGAGCCTGACGATCGAACGGGGCGACTTTGTGTCGCTGATGGGCGCCAGCGGCTCCGGCAAGAGCACGCTGCTGAACCTGATCGCCGGCATCGACGAAGTCACCTCGGGACAGATCATCGTCAACGGCAACGATATCGCCCGGCTCTCCCGCGGCAAGCTGGCCGACTGGAGGGCGGCGAACGTCGGCTACATTTTCCAGACCCACAACCTGATCCCCGTGCTGACCGCGTACGAGAACGTCGAAATGCCCCTGCTGCTGCTCAAGCTGTCGGCGGCCGAACGACGGAAGCGGGTCGATATCGCCCTGGAGGCCGTCGGCCTGACCGATCGCGCTTCCCACTACCCGCGGCAAATGTCGGGCGGGCAGGAACAGCGCGTTGGCGTCGCCAGGGCGATCGTCGCCAGCCCCACGCTGGTCGTGGCCGATGAACCGACGGGCAACCTTGATGATGAAACGACCGAGCAGATCCTGGAACTGCTCCGCCGCGTCAACGACGAGTTGGGTATCACCCTGTTGATGGTGACCCACGACCTGGACGCCGCGCGTGTGTCGAAACGCCGCATCGTACTGGAACGCGGCAAGCTGATCGAGAAAACCGATTCCGGCGGAAAAACGTCCGCCAGCCATCGCGTCGCCTGA
- a CDS encoding ABC transporter permease yields MFKFVPYVLKGMWGHRARTMLTISGAAVALFVFCFVGAVQSGLTRLTQDKQSQRTLIVFQENRFCPQSSRLPQDYVRHIARQPGVVDVIPIKVFTNNCRASLDAIVFQGMPADKLQSTRELTLLQGDWGRYEKLDDGALVGQAVAGRRGVKVGDKFSIGGVTVMVAGIFRSATPAEDNLIFTHLDFLQRARGGADVGTVTQLEVHLNEEADVEATSLAIDQHYRGGPVATTTRTKGMFQADTLADLAELIGFIHWLGYACVGLVLALVATTTVMSVQDRIKEHGVLQTIGLRPSRIFQLVVLESTLLSTVGGLLGIGVGFAVLAFSGLAVSAEGVSIAFRPTPDLLVVGTLVSIGVGLLAGIAPGIQAAQTRIIHALRHVG; encoded by the coding sequence ATGTTCAAGTTTGTGCCGTATGTACTAAAAGGGATGTGGGGCCATCGCGCGCGGACCATGCTCACGATCAGCGGCGCCGCGGTGGCGCTGTTTGTGTTCTGCTTTGTCGGCGCCGTGCAAAGCGGTCTCACGCGGCTGACGCAGGACAAGCAGTCGCAACGCACGCTGATCGTCTTTCAAGAGAATCGCTTTTGCCCGCAAAGCAGCCGGCTGCCGCAGGACTATGTGCGCCACATTGCCAGGCAGCCGGGCGTGGTCGATGTGATCCCGATCAAGGTGTTCACCAACAACTGCCGGGCCAGCCTCGATGCGATCGTGTTCCAGGGAATGCCGGCCGACAAGCTGCAGTCCACGCGCGAGCTGACGTTGCTGCAGGGGGACTGGGGCCGGTACGAGAAACTCGACGACGGCGCCCTGGTCGGCCAGGCGGTGGCAGGCCGGCGCGGCGTGAAGGTGGGGGACAAGTTCAGCATCGGCGGGGTGACGGTGATGGTCGCCGGTATCTTTCGTTCGGCGACTCCGGCGGAGGATAACCTGATTTTCACCCATCTCGATTTTCTGCAGCGGGCCCGCGGCGGCGCCGATGTCGGTACGGTCACGCAGCTGGAAGTGCATCTGAACGAAGAGGCCGATGTGGAAGCGACGTCGCTGGCGATCGATCAGCATTACCGGGGCGGTCCGGTCGCCACCACCACCCGCACCAAAGGGATGTTCCAGGCCGACACGCTCGCCGATCTGGCCGAGCTGATCGGCTTCATCCACTGGCTCGGTTACGCCTGCGTCGGTCTGGTGCTGGCGCTAGTCGCGACCACGACCGTCATGTCGGTGCAGGACCGGATCAAAGAACACGGCGTGCTGCAGACGATCGGCTTGCGGCCTTCCCGCATTTTCCAGCTGGTCGTGCTGGAAAGCACGCTGCTCAGTACGGTCGGCGGCTTGCTGGGGATCGGCGTAGGCTTTGCGGTGCTGGCGTTCAGCGGCCTGGCGGTATCGGCGGAGGGCGTTTCGATTGCGTTCCGTCCCACGCCTGATCTGCTGGTGGTCGGCACGCTGGTTTCCATCGGCGTCGGCCTGCTCGCCGGCATCGCCCCCGGCATCCAGGCGGCGCAGACGCGGATCATTCATGCCTTGCGGCACGTGGGCTAA